The Hevea brasiliensis isolate MT/VB/25A 57/8 chromosome 1, ASM3005281v1, whole genome shotgun sequence genome has a window encoding:
- the LOC131183067 gene encoding uncharacterized protein LOC131183067 yields MLEYQIAQQASSSSKATGKLPSQPKTNPKEHYKVVTLRSGRTLEKQQLEEKSTEQTTDKSNSQTDAILQNKLPSKLKDPGSFSIPCLIGNMKIDRALCDLSASLADRSVKYPVGILENIPIKVGKFFIPVDFVFLEMEEDVQIPIILGRPFLATVGAIIDIKNGQLTLKVGDEEVEFNLFKAVKHKLEPNESLRVDITNRLVKEELHRTHSEDPLEACTVHSYTANKENTKIAACAQSLEVNISLPLAQALQVKELKEEQPKNKSQEDPKQVELKLLPSTLRVLPPKMSYQQIKKFLNDVRFYT; encoded by the exons ATGCTTGAATACCAAATTGCTCAACAGGCAAGTTCTTCAAGCAAAGCTACTGGTAAATTGCCTAGTCAACCAAAGACGAACCCCAAAGAACACTATAAGGTAGTTACCTTGAGGAGTGGTAGGACATTAGAGAAGCAACAATTAGAGGAAAAATCAACTGAACAAACCACTGATAAATCTAACAGCCAAacaga tgccatattgcAAAACAAATTGCCATCAAAGCtcaaagatccaggaagcttctccataccttgtcttATTGGCAACATGAAAATAGACAGGGCACTCTGTGATCTAAGTGCAAGT TTGGCTGATCGGTCTGTCAAGTACCCAGTTGGCATCCTAGAAAACATACCCATCAAGGTGGGAAAATTCTTCATCCCAGTTGATTTTGTTTTCTTGGAAATGGAGgaagatgttcaaattcctatcatcctgggaagacctttcttggcaaccGTCGGAGCTATCATAGATATTAAAAATGGGCagttaactctcaaggtaggagatgaagaagtggaattcaacctgTTCAAAGCAGTAAAGCATAAACTTGAACCTAATGAATCCTTAAGAGTTGACATAACTAACAGGCTAGTTAAAGAGGAATTGCACAGAACACATtctgaagatcctcttgaagcatgcacaGTGCACAGCTACACAGCaaataaagaaaatacgaaaattgcAGCCTGTGCACAATCTTTAGAAGTCAACATATCCTTACCTTTAGCTCAAGCTCTCCaggtgaaagagctaaaggaggaaCAACCCAAAAATAAGTCACAGGAGGACCCCAAACAGGTAGAACTAAAACTTCTTCCCTCCACTCTAAG ggtattgcCACCAAAGATGTCTTATCAGCAAATTAAGAAATTCCTGAATGATGTACGCTTCTACACATGA
- the LOC131183068 gene encoding uncharacterized protein LOC131183068, which translates to MAYWEIQTLNFDLKATSKKRLLQLNELEEIRQDVYENARIFKDKTKSWHHRRMSRKEIKEGDLVLPFNSRLKLFLGKLRSRWSGPFKVTQVFSHGAVEVWSETLGAFKVNG; encoded by the coding sequence ATGGCCTATTGGGAAATCCAAACCCTAAACTTTGATCTAAAGGCCACTAGTAAAAAAAGGCTTCTACAGCTCAATGAGCTAGAAGAAATCAGACAAGATGTCTATGAGAATGCCAGAATCTTCAAAGACAAAACCAAAAGTTGGCACCACAGACGCATGTCAAGGAAAGAGATCAAGGAAGGAGACCTTGTCTTGCCGTTCAATTCGAGATTAAAACTCTTCCTAGGGAAGTTGAGGTCAAGATGGTCCGGACCCTTTAAGGTAACTCAAGTCTTCTCACATGGAGCGGTAGAAGTATGGAGCGAAACCTTAGGTGCCTTCAAGGTTAATGGGTAG